In the genome of Bacillota bacterium, the window GCGTGCTCTAACCAACTGAGCTACGCCGCCACGGTGGTTGCGGGGGTCGGATTTGAACCGACAACCTTCGGGTTATGAGCCCGACGAGCTACCAGGCTGCTCCACCCCGCGCCGTCCACCTGCCCACCCCGGCGGAACACCGGCAGGCACCCTTAACATATACACCGGCCTCCGGCGGCCGTCAAGCCGCCCCTCAGGCCGTCACGAACACCGCCTCGGCGATGCGGTGGCCAACGACCTGCTCGTTGCCGTCCACGCTCAGGTTGATGGGCTCGTCGAACGGCCGCATCGCCACCACCTTCACCCTGGCGCCCGGCACCAACCCGCAGCTTTGCAGATAACGCAGGAGCTGCGGGTCGTCCTCCTTGACCCGGACGACCGCCGCCTCCTCGCCGGGGCGCATCTCCGAGATCGGCCTCACCGCGACCTCGGCAACCTTGCCGTCCGGGGTCGGAATCGGGTAGCCGTGGGGGCAGGTGGTGGGCCCTCCGAGCAGCCGGTGAAACCCCTCGATGACCTCTTTAGGCAGGGCGTGCTCCATACGATGGGCCATCTCGTCGACCCGGTCCCACGGGATCTCCAGCACGTCCGTGAGGAAGCGTTCGGCCAGCCGGTGCCGGCGAATCACGTCCAGCGCGACCTGCTCTCCCTTTTCGGTCAGCGTCACGCCGGCGTACTCCCGGTACTCAACCAGCCCCTCGGCAGCCAGCTTCTGGAACATGGCCGTGGCCGATGCCGCCGAGACCCCGAGACGAGCCGCCACGGCCCCCGTCGCACCCTTCTCGCCCTCCTGCTGCATCCGGTAAATGGCTGCCAGATAATCCTCTTTCGACTGTGAAAGCACGGCCGCCCTCCCAAGGAGCCCTGCCCCGGGTAATCCGGCGTGGTAAACGTGGCGGTCGCGGTCGGGGGTGGTGCCGGGGGCGGGAGTTGAACCCGCACGGGCTTCGCCAGCCCAGAGGATTTTAAGTCCCCCGCGTCTGCCTTTTCGCCACCCCGGCGTCCTCGAAAACCTGCTGCAGAATGGGGCTGCGCCCCTCATTGTACGAGACCGACCGTCCTTCGGGCAAGCGGGCCGGGCACGCTCCTGCCTGCTCCGTCCGGCATGCCGGCGATCCGCTGAGCGTTACCCCGTGCTCGTCCAGAAGCTCCACCACCCGTCGCCCCACCGGGTTGCCGCCCCGGCCCAGGTGGTCGGCCAGGTGGGCGTGCAGGCACTTCACGGCCTCAAAGTGCCGGCTCCCTGCCACCCCGGCGGACGCCAGCCGCCTGACCGCGTGCGGGGAGACCCGCTCCAGCCGCTCCATGATCGGCGGGGTGACCATCTGCCGCCGCAGCTCCGCCGCCCCCTCGTGAGCCGCCC includes:
- a CDS encoding metal-dependent transcriptional regulator — its product is MLSQSKEDYLAAIYRMQQEGEKGATGAVAARLGVSAASATAMFQKLAAEGLVEYREYAGVTLTEKGEQVALDVIRRHRLAERFLTDVLEIPWDRVDEMAHRMEHALPKEVIEGFHRLLGGPTTCPHGYPIPTPDGKVAEVAVRPISEMRPGEEAAVVRVKEDDPQLLRYLQSCGLVPGARVKVVAMRPFDEPINLSVDGNEQVVGHRIAEAVFVTA
- a CDS encoding DUF501 domain-containing protein, encoding MMPGIGRPWWEKATPDDVVTVGAQLGRPATGLLAVAARCRFGQPAVVVTAPAVEGPDGVLEPFPTTFWLTCPYLAEEVSRLESQGWIARLSGEFKRDPQKAAALRAAHEGAAELRRQMVTPPIMERLERVSPHAVRRLASAGVAGSRHFEAVKCLHAHLADHLGRGGNPVGRRVVELLDEHGVTLSGSPACRTEQAGACPARLPEGRSVSYNEGRSPILQQVFEDAGVAKRQTRGT